A window of Haliscomenobacter hydrossis DSM 1100 contains these coding sequences:
- a CDS encoding XisI protein gives MDTINQHKTIVLDYLEEVANLTPSGLTETIVDEQHNQYLLYSNYWEENQRRYGCFLHIQIKPDGKVWIQHDGTDLSVAQQLVERGIPKNQIVLGFRAPFYRQMSDFAVA, from the coding sequence ATGGATACAATAAATCAACATAAAACCATCGTACTGGACTATCTAGAGGAAGTAGCTAACCTAACCCCGTCTGGACTGACTGAGACAATCGTCGATGAGCAACACAACCAATACTTGCTGTACAGCAACTATTGGGAAGAAAATCAACGGCGCTACGGTTGCTTTCTGCACATTCAGATCAAGCCCGACGGTAAGGTATGGATTCAACACGATGGCACTGATCTTTCAGTAGCCCAGCAACTGGTAGAGCGGGGTATTCCCAAAAACCAAATTGTCCTGGGCTTCCGCGCTCCTTTTTATCGGCAGATGAGTGATTTTGCAGTGGCGTGA
- a CDS encoding DUF4240 domain-containing protein yields MTTKISVSLSAIDDDFLRQLKDKYSGHTRLDIQVVELDEEPTLTETDFWNIIDALDWDAPNTDAILEPAIQALSQQPLSHIYQFEDMLAEKLFQLDTAAHANVAYPEPQRISEDGFLYVRAAVLASGQEYYTEVLNNPALLDADDDFEPILSLAALAYERKTGKDFDYIAPVDYETYANEAGWE; encoded by the coding sequence ATGACCACCAAAATCAGTGTCTCTTTATCCGCTATCGACGATGACTTTCTGCGCCAGCTGAAAGACAAATACAGCGGCCATACCCGCTTGGACATTCAGGTAGTAGAACTGGACGAAGAGCCCACCTTGACTGAGACCGATTTTTGGAACATTATCGATGCCCTGGATTGGGACGCCCCCAACACTGATGCAATACTAGAGCCTGCTATCCAGGCATTGAGCCAACAGCCACTCAGCCACATTTACCAGTTTGAGGACATGTTGGCCGAAAAACTGTTTCAACTCGATACTGCAGCACACGCCAATGTGGCTTATCCAGAACCCCAACGCATATCCGAAGATGGCTTCCTGTATGTACGCGCAGCTGTACTCGCCTCTGGACAGGAATACTATACAGAGGTTTTGAACAATCCAGCCCTTCTTGACGCTGACGACGATTTCGAACCCATCCTCTCTCTGGCCGCTTTAGCCTACGAACGCAAAACCGGAAAGGATTTCGATTACATCGCCCCCGTCGATTATGAGACGTATGCAAATGAGGCGGGCTGGGAATGA
- a CDS encoding acyltransferase family protein — protein sequence MNIPTTVHPNTRNATIDGWRGLSIILVLLGHTGRAISQNNILARFSLADEGVHIFFIISGYLITHLLLTRIHSAAKEAQPIKKFYLRRFLRILPAFYAFHLILLLLRKVELLDFSNELFLKNILFLANFNFLGGTWILGHIWSLSVEEQFYLVWPWAVYYLPIARIKWLCLVVIGLSPLIRALNYLYPTYSDFWAGGFFQHADSIAFGAMLSLLIYTKQERILNRLRNPMLLLGLAGLSAVIWALKYIPHTSIITIPLYYTVFSLFFSVLIWVSMAEKTTAVFIFQALKNPVLGFIGKISFSLYLWQQLFLWPMEYQSASSGLLFQQIPYNIAFVGLAGVLSYFLIEKTFLRLKGSWQL from the coding sequence TTGAACATCCCTACAACTGTACACCCCAACACCCGCAACGCCACCATTGATGGTTGGCGTGGACTCTCCATCATTCTGGTTCTGTTGGGACACACGGGTAGAGCGATTTCTCAAAACAATATCCTGGCCAGGTTTTCACTTGCCGACGAAGGGGTACACATCTTTTTCATCATCTCGGGCTACTTGATCACCCATTTGTTGCTTACGCGGATACATTCAGCGGCAAAAGAAGCGCAACCGATCAAAAAATTCTACCTCCGCAGGTTTTTAAGAATATTGCCCGCCTTTTATGCCTTTCATCTGATCTTGCTGCTGCTGCGCAAGGTAGAATTGCTGGATTTCAGCAACGAGTTGTTTCTAAAAAACATCCTTTTTTTGGCCAATTTCAATTTCTTAGGAGGTACATGGATACTGGGCCACATCTGGTCTTTGTCGGTCGAAGAACAGTTTTACCTCGTGTGGCCTTGGGCAGTGTATTATCTACCTATAGCGCGGATCAAATGGCTTTGTTTAGTAGTCATCGGCTTGAGTCCCCTGATTCGAGCACTCAATTACCTGTATCCAACTTATTCCGATTTTTGGGCGGGTGGCTTTTTTCAACACGCCGATAGCATTGCTTTTGGGGCCATGCTGAGTTTGTTGATCTACACCAAACAAGAAAGAATCCTGAACAGGTTGCGCAACCCCATGTTGCTGCTTGGCCTCGCAGGGCTATCTGCAGTCATTTGGGCCCTAAAATACATCCCCCACACGAGCATCATTACCATACCACTATACTATACCGTTTTTAGTCTTTTTTTCAGCGTGCTCATTTGGGTGAGTATGGCTGAAAAAACTACCGCAGTATTTATTTTTCAGGCTTTGAAAAATCCGGTGTTGGGGTTTATCGGAAAAATCTCTTTTTCGCTTTACCTCTGGCAGCAGCTTTTTCTATGGCCCATGGAATACCAAAGTGCAAGTTCGGGCTTACTGTTTCAACAGATTCCGTAC
- a CDS encoding XisH family protein — translation MPAKDLVHDLVRTALEKDGWLITHDPYFMPVGKERSFIDLGAEKILAATKENQKIAVEIKSFAGESDLVAFRDALGQYLFYRAILKDFEQDRILYLAVGNAIFSDFFLEVPIKKVWELYQVNVLVFDETKQTIIKWIQ, via the coding sequence ATGCCAGCAAAAGACCTTGTTCACGATTTAGTAAGAACCGCACTCGAAAAGGATGGTTGGCTAATTACGCATGACCCCTATTTCATGCCTGTGGGTAAGGAACGTAGTTTCATCGATTTAGGTGCAGAGAAAATTCTTGCGGCAACCAAAGAAAATCAGAAAATTGCGGTTGAAATAAAATCCTTCGCAGGAGAGTCTGACTTGGTCGCTTTTAGAGATGCGCTCGGACAATACCTATTTTACCGGGCAATCCTCAAAGATTTTGAGCAAGATCGAATACTATACCTGGCAGTTGGCAATGCTATTTTTTCTGATTTTTTTCTAGAAGTCCCCATCAAAAAAGTATGGGAACTTTATCAAGTGAATGTGCTGGTATTTGATGAAACCAAACAAACAATCATCAAATGGATACAATAA